The Candidatus Binatia bacterium genomic interval ATCGATCCCGTCAGGTGGAGACCGCGCCCGGGCAGTTGATGTTTGGAATCGTGCAAGGATCCACGTATAAGGACTTGCGCATCCAGCAAGTGCATGAACTTGTAGCTCTCGACTTTCCAGGCTATGCGGTGGGCGGACTGAGTGTGGGGGAAAACCGGGAGATCACGATGACGGTGGCAGAGGAAACGGTGGCAGCCTTGCCCGGGGATCGGCCGCGGTACCTGATGGGGGTGGGGTTGCCCGAGGATCTGATCCGATTTGTCGGCATGGGCTACGATATGTTCGACTGCGTTCTGCCGACGCGCAACGGCCGCAACGGGATGCTGTTTACGTCCGTGGGCCGGCTCAACATTCGCCTGGCCCAGCATGCCCGTGATCACGCGCCCGCAGACGCCAATTGCAGCTGCTACACCTGCCGCACGTTCAGTCGGGCCTACCTGCGCCACCTGGCGGCCGCCAATGAGATGCTTGGGGCACAGTTGGTGAGTCTGCACAATCTGCATTTCTACCTCCAGTTGATGCGCGACATGCGAGCGGCAATTTCCGCCGGGCGGTTTGCAACTTGGGCTGCGGAGCGCCTGGCTCACCTGACTGCGGAGGCTGATGCATGATAAGTCCGGCCTGGGCACAAGCGGCGCACGGCTCGCCCGCATCGCCGTTGATCCAGTTTGCACCACTGGTCTTGATCTTCGTCGTGTTCTACTTCCTGCTCATCCGTCCCCAGCAGCAGAAGGCCAAGGAACAGCGGACGATGATCGCCAATCTCAAACGCAATGACGAGGTGGTCACGACCGGCGGCTTGTACGGCAAGGTGGTCGCCCTGACCGATAAGGTCCTGACCTTGGAGATCGCGCCCAACGTTCGCGTGCGCGTTGAGCGGGCGCAAGTCGTCTCGCTGGCCAAAGCCGGTGGCCCAGAGGACGCCAAAGAGAAGGAAAAACAGAAGTGAGAAATCAGAGCCTATTCTATCGCACACTGCTCATTCTGGGTCTCACCGCATCCGCGATCGTGTATCTGGTGCCCACGTTCGTGACCGACCTGCCCCAGTTCTGGAAGGATTACCTGCCGAGCCATCGCATTCATCTCGGGCTGGATTTACAGGGCGGCACGCACCTGGTGATGACGGTGGACGTGCAGAAGGCACTGGAAAACTCCCTCGATCATAACGTCGAGGAGCTCAAGCGTGAGCTCAAAGAGGCGAAGATCGGCATCACGGCCGCCGAACGCAAGGACACCAGCATTCAGGTTCGCGTCAACAACAGCGAACGCAACCAGTTCACCGACCTCGTGAAAGAACGCTTCCCAAACCTGACCATCGAGAACTCCAGCACCGAAGACGACACCGCCAACATCCAGCTGGTCTTTTCCAAACGCGAGGAGCAGCACCTGCGCGAGTCGGCGCTCGATCAATCGCTCGAGACGATCCGTAACCGTATCGACCAATTCGGCGTCAGCGAACCCATCATTCAACGTGAAGGCTCCCAGGACATCTTGATCCAATTACCCGGCATCCAGGATCCGCAACGCGCCAAGGACCTCATCGGGCGCACGGCAGTACTGGAGTTCAAGGTGCTGTCGGAAGTTCCGGACCCTGAGGAGTACCTCTCCGGCAAGAAGCCCTTGCCGCCGGGAACCGAGATCCTCAGCGGAGCGGAGGCAGATCGCACCGGCGGGCGGAGTCAGACGCCCAAGTACCTGGCGGAAGCCAAGACCTTGATGACCGGAGATGTGATTTCCGATGCCTTGGTGCGGCCGGCGACCCAGCTCGAGGGCCCGTACGTCGCCCTCGAACTCAACGCCCGTGGCGGCAAGCAGTTTGAGGATCTCACCGGCGCCAACGTCGGCCGGCGTCTGGCCATCATCCTCGACAACAAGGTTTATTCCGCACCGGTCATTCGTGAACGCATCAGCGGCGGGCGGGCATCGATCACCGGCAACTTCGACATCAAGGAGGCGCGGGACCTGGCGATCGTGCTGCGCGCCGGCGCGCTGCCGGCACCGGTACGCGTGGCCGAGGAGCGCACCGTGGGTCCCTCGCTGGGCAAGGATTCCATCCGGCAGGGAATTACCTCATTCGTCGTCGGTGGCTCATTGGTCATCATCTTCATGCTCGTGTACTACAAATTTGCGGGCGTCTTGGCTGACATGGCATTGATTTTCAACATCCTGTTCTTGATGGCGGTACTCACGGCGATGCAGGCCACGCTGACCCTCCCGGGCATTGCCGGGATCGTGCTCACCATCGGCATGGCGGTGGATGCCAACGTGCTGATCAACGAACGTATCCGTGAAGAGCTGCGCTTGGGCAAGACCGCCCGTGCCGCCATTGACGCCGGCTATAAGCGCGCCCTCCCGGCGATTCTCGACACCAACACCAACAGCTTTTTGGCGGGTCTGATCCTCTTCCAGTTCGGCACAGGCGCGGTGCGGGGTTTTGCCATCACCCTGTGCATCGGTCTCGTCAGCAGTGTGTTCACCGCCGTCGTCTGTACGCGTGTGGTGTACGACTACCTGCTCACCTACCGCCGCCTGCAGAACGTGAGCGTGTGATTTATGGAAAACACCAAGTTCAGGGAAATCATCAAACCGGGCACGAACTTCGACTTCATCCGCTTCTGGCTCGTCGCCCTCGTCATTTCGTGGGTGCTGATTGCGATCGGCATCGGCTCGTTCATCTACCACGGCGGGCCCAACTACGGGATCGATTTCTCCGGCGGGGTCATGGTGCACCTGCGCTTCAGCAAACCGCAGTCGATCGGCGACATCCGTGCCGGGCTGAGTACGGTCGGGCTGGGCGATTCGACCATCCAGGATTTCGGCGCCGGCAGTACCGAGTATCTGGTACGCCTCCCCGTTGAGGCGAGTGAAACCAAAGGCATCAGCGAAACCCTGACACAGGCCCTCGCAACCAAGTTCGGCAAGGAGTCCTTCGAGGT includes:
- the secD gene encoding protein translocase subunit SecD, translating into MRNQSLFYRTLLILGLTASAIVYLVPTFVTDLPQFWKDYLPSHRIHLGLDLQGGTHLVMTVDVQKALENSLDHNVEELKRELKEAKIGITAAERKDTSIQVRVNNSERNQFTDLVKERFPNLTIENSSTEDDTANIQLVFSKREEQHLRESALDQSLETIRNRIDQFGVSEPIIQREGSQDILIQLPGIQDPQRAKDLIGRTAVLEFKVLSEVPDPEEYLSGKKPLPPGTEILSGAEADRTGGRSQTPKYLAEAKTLMTGDVISDALVRPATQLEGPYVALELNARGGKQFEDLTGANVGRRLAIILDNKVYSAPVIRERISGGRASITGNFDIKEARDLAIVLRAGALPAPVRVAEERTVGPSLGKDSIRQGITSFVVGGSLVIIFMLVYYKFAGVLADMALIFNILFLMAVLTAMQATLTLPGIAGIVLTIGMAVDANVLINERIREELRLGKTARAAIDAGYKRALPAILDTNTNSFLAGLILFQFGTGAVRGFAITLCIGLVSSVFTAVVCTRVVYDYLLTYRRLQNVSV
- the yajC gene encoding preprotein translocase subunit YajC, with protein sequence MISPAWAQAAHGSPASPLIQFAPLVLIFVVFYFLLIRPQQQKAKEQRTMIANLKRNDEVVTTGGLYGKVVALTDKVLTLEIAPNVRVRVERAQVVSLAKAGGPEDAKEKEKQK
- the tgt gene encoding tRNA guanosine(34) transglycosylase Tgt, with amino-acid sequence MSPISHAAGVLDPSPDVTAAPTPTVSAPAFDLAATPSDGNAKARCGRLTTAHGLVNTPAFMPVATQGTVKGITPAQLRDIGAEIVLANAYHLAIRPGAALIRELGGLHRFMGWDGPILTDSGGYQIFSLAALRKISDGGVNFRSHLDGAPIFLTPEDVVRIQIDLGVDIIMVLDECVPAGATRAQAEEAAARTFHWADRSRQVETAPGQLMFGIVQGSTYKDLRIQQVHELVALDFPGYAVGGLSVGENREITMTVAEETVAALPGDRPRYLMGVGLPEDLIRFVGMGYDMFDCVLPTRNGRNGMLFTSVGRLNIRLAQHARDHAPADANCSCYTCRTFSRAYLRHLAAANEMLGAQLVSLHNLHFYLQLMRDMRAAISAGRFATWAAERLAHLTAEADA